The DNA segment TTTTCCATGATGATTTCATAGGATTTCATGGTAGATCCACTCCTTAAAAATACACAATTGGAAATATGACATGTTGTATTCAAGGTTTCGGCCCAAAATCGTTTGGACACGTTCTTGGAACTTAGCATGACCCGAGCCATTTCTTGAAGAGTTCGATTCTTCTTTTCAGCTATTCTATTTTGTTGAGAGGTTTTTGAAACTGAAAATTAATGAGTGATTTCTTTATTTTCGCACAAAGAAATAAAATGAGAATTTTCCAACTTTTTACCATGATCAGTTCTTATTTTAACCACCCTCACTTCATGCAAGTTTGTTATTCTAGCATGCAACTTCTTAAAGACATCCAAGGTGTCAGATTTTTCTCTAAGGAAATTTACCCAAGTAAAATgcgaaaaatcatcaacacataCAAATGAGTATTTCTTACTACCCAAACTCTCAATATCCATTGGATCCATTAAATTCATGTATAAGAGTTCAAGGCACCGTGTTGTCCCAAAGTATGCAACACGAGTTTGTTTACCTTTCTGACACGGTCCACAGACATAAACATTACCTGAACTCAAATTTGGCAGACACGGTCCACAGACATAAACATTACCTGAACTCAAATTTGGCATACTCTCACAGCATCAAACTTACACAGATTCTTCAAAGTCTTGAAGCTCACATGTCCTAGTTTTTGATGCCAGGGTCTAGATCACTCACTTTGACACTATGACAATCATCATCTTCTCCTATTTAATAGCAATTGTCAGCAGATCAAGCACCTGAAATTACAAAAACATTGGCATCGTTAAAACTTCACAATTAATTTTGTTGAACCTAACATGTAAATCATCATCACAGAGTTGACTTATGTTTATTAAGTTCGAATTAAGTCCTTTGGCACCACTTTTTACTTCAACATAATCTGTGAGGTGTTCTGTGGATCCGGTCATGTGGTGTGAGCACCCACTGTCAAAGTACCACGTTCCGGCAATGTTGGTTTTTAAAGAAGTATAAATGACATTGCATCGAATAACGGTTTTGGATACCCATATTTTCTTTGTAGAAGAAGTTTTGACTGTGTTGTTGTGCTTGGTGTTGTGCAACACCCGATTTGATTGCCAATTCAGGTAGTCGTTTCTTTGTTTGTAGTAGAAGGGTTTGATGTACCCAGACTTATGGCAGTAGTGGCAGATAAAGTGTCGCTTTCTTTGCTTTGATTTAGAAGTTGACACTGGCTTTTGGTTTGTGACATCTTCACTGGCGGGTCAACTTTCAAAGGAGATGAAGAAACTGTGTTTTGTTTCAGCTTTTGTTCTGATGCTAGTTTTGAGATTGACAGAGTCTTCATAGGAGGTTTCACCATTGAGGGGACAAAATTTTCTTCACTTCTCTTTACAAATACAGTTGATCCGGAGTTGGAAGATTCACCATGTTCATATATGCTTTCAACATATCCAAGACCAGTTCTGCAGTCATTTCCTATAGTTAGCATTGAGTCAAGTTTTGACGAACTTGAGTTGGAGTTTACAAGAGTCTTTGAGGCCTTCTCAAGATCATCCTTGACTTTGCACAGTTCAAGGTACTTCCTACTCAATAGGATTTCAAGTCGAGACAAACTGCTCTTTAATTCAATATTTTCCTTCTAGAGTATCGAATTTGTCTAATTTCTTTTGAGCTAGTCATCATACAGTTCTTCATACATTATTTGGACAGTCTCTACAGTAAGCTCTTCTTAGTCAGATTCCAGGATTTCGTCAAGGTCAAAGTTCTCCAGAGATTTAGCATTAAGGCATAGTGACTTTGAAATGGTGTTGTGGCCTAGTGTTGCAACACCAATGGCAACACCAAAGGGAATGACTTGCAGTTTGTAAGTATTCTTCAGAATGACAGACAGGGAGGTGAAATCATCTCTTTTCCTGGATTCAAGTTCTTCATCAGAATCTTTATCACTCAAGGAAACTGTTATGCTTTTATTTCTACGAAGTCCATTGACACACTCATTTGCATAATGTCCATATCCGGAGCACTCTCTACGTTGTATGGAATCCAATCTTTTAGCAATCCTCTCTCCGACCTCTCTCGTTCCTCACTCAACATTCCATATATATAAATCTTCATATCTTGACCTAATTAACTTTCCATGAGAACTTGATcctaaaaacatgaaaataagagtttATTAGGAATAAGACtctattcaaatataaaatattatatcttagagataaataccaaaaacaaatcatataagaTAAATGTCAAGATTAGATTTGGTTAAACAAGTCTAGGAATACAAAAcacttatatttcaaattaaataaaatacacagattaattaaaaataaatgttagttGTCAGTTTTTGAAcggaaaatgttatttttagttattcatttataaattcattaattttttttaaatgttaaattgggGTGCATGATAATAAGTCATTTTCAAAATAGTACTTATAAAATGGGTGTCTCATAGAAAAGTCGTCGGATGTTATGAATGATTGCGTCGatcaattatatataaatatgtacaTAAACATGCATGTACgaaaatgtatatttttatattatgaaattattttaatatgtaaagaatgttttaggaaaTGAAATTATGGACATATTTTACTGATGCATTATATTTTAcgaaatattttgtaaagtacGAAAATGAAAGTATAAATGATGTTTTTATAATGTATTATGGTTCTTATGGTGGTAAACTATACGGGAATAATACATGGGGATGGGCGATGGCCGATGGTTGGGTTATTCCAAACTATATGAGGATAATACACCTGCGTCGATTGGATAAGAAagatattgataaataatcctccttATCCCATGTTTGATACATTTTTAGAAAGTTCATGATATTATCATGAGTCtatcataaataattttatgaaaggataaaatatttcttttatgagatgtgataattttaatttaatgataaaaaaatcacaaatgacttaattgtccttaatatataaaaatcataaaccctataaatgatttttataaatctatgCTAGTAGTAGaagttaaaatcaaataaatattttatttatttttatatattatataatatgataattatataaatgaactcgagataattatataaatgatttttataaatttcaataaaattattagtatcactcgattaaccttaaaaattgatatttgatttgactcacaaaatcgaacgctcaattatcatattatataatatataaaattaggtaaaaataaatgaatcatGCAAACAGTGTCGGCACATCAAcagataaaaaatatgaattcaaacgacaactttgaaattataacatttgttatgataaggttaattttgtcattacaatctaatatataaatttaattactcttattaaaatcataccaaacattaaatataatattctatattttatttatccttaactcatccttatattatatatcacatgtttatcctatcatgtgtatCAAATTATGCCTTAAAATACAACATAGTAGTTTCGGCTTGGTGCGGGATGTGTTACATGATACGATATGATAAGttgaacaaatatttttgtgaTCACCATGGCTCAAGGAATTGAAGGTAAGGCCAAGTTCAACTTATTCATCTTGTGATTAAATACCGGATTGACGTCACTTTTCGGCTATTGATTCTAAATGCAAATTTCCTCTAAATTTATATACTATCAAGACAGAGAACACAACTTTCAATCGTGAACCTAATTGTTGGAGGTTGAAGAACGACAAATCAAGTTGATTGTTCGTAAGAAGATATATACGAGAAGAGTTATCTCCGTTTAAAATACGGAATAGTTCAAGTCAAGCGTTAAACGCTAAACGAACATCCAATGAACTTCCTATAAATAGATTTAGAACAATATGACAGGCTAATCAACTTTTGAATGtcgtaaattaaaattttaaaatttttagttgGAAAGAACTACACAGACATTTATGACATATTGGTGTCAAAGGAAACATGACTCGTATCTCTTTTTTCCAAACCTTTCTCAATATTTCCTGCCATCCCTTGAAGACTGAGATCAAGATAACTAGCCATATCCCCGAAACTCATCCCTTCAATCGGATCGGCCAAGAACGACCATTCGATCAAGCAACCATGCAGCTCATTCCCACCGTCCATTGGGACGACTTTTATCGTTGACTTATAACCCTTAATTCCCATGTTATTCTCCAAAATTTCATAGCTCAAACTCCTGGCGGTTGAGTCAATATTAACCAACTTCTCATGGCACCACCTCAGAACCCCGTCGCCGCCACAGTCTCCACCGCCTTCAGTGGTGGCGCAGTATCGGACTAGGCCAGGCTCCCGGTTCGACCCTTCGATCTTGTAGCATGTGTCAATGGTTGGGAGCCATCTGTTAAGGCTGCAGAAATCCTCGACGAGCGGCCACACCTCTTCTGCGGTGGACTTGCTTAATTTTGCTGTGGATTTGGCTTCCCATTTCGGAGGATCATTTTCTTTCGACATTAGAATTTGCAGAGAGAAATTGTTTTTGGATGGAGAAATAATGGGAGGATGGGTAAAAAATACGAGTGAGCTATTTTCCATTAACATATACAAACATGTGGGAGTAAAATTTAGAGCAGGTCTAAGACGTTAGACCATCGCCAATCATGGCACCACATTGGTGCCACACCATTGTGGTGCCATGATATTTCACTCCAATCCAGCACACAAAACCGGCGCTGGATTGGAGCAGCTCTATTGCTGcgccacaattttttttttattttttttatttttttttagtttttaatttgattaatttaatataagtgtttaatatttaattaattaatatttttttgaaattttaattataaaatttttaatattctgattagaaattaattaagtgtaaaaataaaaaataaaaaaaaacacagattAAATTAATAATGCGTTAAAATGGTACAAATTACGaacaaaaaacaacaaaaattacGAAACAATAAACAAACTACGATAACTAACAAACCATAAAATTacgaaacataaaaaaaattacgtcaAAAAAAGATTTTTAGTAATGCGGTAAACCAGACCCCGATCCTCCAATATCTCCAAAATAAGATCCGAAGTTGTCATTTTCTCGACGTTCATCTTCAAGTCTTTTTTGCAATATTTTTTGTTGCTGAGCTTTAGTGTACTCACGCAGAGTTGGATCAGTAATTTTGCTCAAATCTTTGTATAAAATTCTTTcatccatttttctttcttcttgttCAAGTCTAATCTTTTGAAGATCGTAGTTTTGTTGTCTTTCGGCAGTTCTTTGTTTCAAAACATTCAATAACTCGCGATGTTGTTCTTCCATNTGATTGGAGATGGTCTTAGCAAGTATTTTTAAAAGAGAGAGTCTTTAATTTTGTGGTacgattttatatatttatatgagtGAAACTAGTCAATCATATTCATATCTAGAATGAAAAGTAAcgactaaaaataatattttctatgAATCGGGATGAATATGAGATCTACCTCACAAAATTAATTGATatgtttttgtgtttttaaaaaagaatgaaaattgaACATTTCAAATCCAAAATATACACGTACGcatcaaatgtatttttttttttttttatctctaaCTCAAAATTATAaagactatttttttttaaagcaccTTTCgcaaaatatcattaaaaaatcAGAATTTTGATTTGCAAAGTTTTTTATTTCGTTGAAAAGAACCATTTTACGTTGACGAtttgtataaattaatttaagatctataattatatcaaaattttactttGGGTTTGGTTTGAAGAGCTAGTCTTCAAATCTTCGTGGCTGAGTGGTTCGAGTCGGTAATCTGGATTCAGCACAGACAAAAATTAGGGTCAAGGGGCGTCGAAGAATTTTTCGGCGCGATCACTTCGATGCTTAATTCAGTCTGGATAACGAACTTAAGAGCGAGATATAGTAGCTAGTGCTAAGAGAGTGTGAGTTAAGAAAACTGTAGGCCAATAtctggtatttatagaggcATGAGAGGTTAGTGATCTTATGGGAGTATAATTCTTGTTAAGATAGAACTCTACCTGAGATAAGAGGTATCATGCAGTATGTCTCAGTGACCACAACAGCTAGTACTCTTTATGGCGGCTAGGACTCTTGTTTTATCTCAACGAGGTTCGATAAAATCCCGTATTTATCTGAGTTTCTACTTTATCGACGAAGATGTCTTCATATTCCCAAACTAAGTTAGAGCTCGAACTTCCCGGCCATATTAATGGGCTCGTACTTCTAGTAAACAATTTGGACCTTTAATAAAAAGTGTTAAGAGGTCCGGCCCTGATAGAAATTCACGAGCTCGGACTCCTGGGCTCGGACACCTTACTATATGATTGAGCTCAGTAACCGAACTATTGATCAATAATGAGTCATGGGCCTTAAAGGACTATGTCCAATTTATGGATGAGCTTGGATCCATCTAGATGTGTCAATTTTAGGGGCATCAATAGCACCTCCTTTCTTTTAGTCTAAAATAAGTATGAAGTTTAGACTAAAAAATCTGGTCAGACTCCGAGCCCTTCTCTTTGTGTTCTTCGTTTTTGAGGTGTGTTTCTTTGAGCCCACGTGGCATACCGAATGGTGCAGATGATGATCCGGGTGAAACATAAATGGATGGCCTAGATCCTCTCACAGCTCTACTCCCGAGTATAAATATAAGACTTTCCTCCCCTTATTTTCACCTTTATTTTCTCcgagcactacaagaaaaacagccttcaacaacgcacatacgacaacggtttttcactaaaaccgttgacgtatattttttaacaacagttttagtgaaaaacgttgtcgtatgtgtgtttttttaagcaaaagacaacggttttctaaaaactgttgtcttttagcattttttggggggtcaaagacaacgttTTTCgataaaccgttgtctattagcgtgtttttttgaacattcgacaacggttttagaaaatcgttgtcgattagtatgttttttggacaaacaacaacagTTCATTTAAACATTGCTATATtaaaattgtcgctaatttaaaaatagaaaaccgtcgctaaatttagcgacggtttatattctGTGCTATATATAGTGACGGTTTTAAGAAAAACTgtcgcatgttttaaattagcgactgttttactGAAACTGTCGCTAagtaaaacagtcgctaaatttagcgacgaatttaacaaaatcatcactatatttagcgactgtttaaccaaaaaccggcacaaattgtctataaatatccgcgttTTCGGTCCGTTTTCCTcatactacttcacaacacttaaaatttttttctcttacacgattttaatttcgatttagggtaaattttttcgctttaattttttctaaatttaaagtgttagttaagatcatgaatattgttagcatagtcatattataagttttttttagaattattaaattattaaaagtaattttttaattttactgaaaaaattagcgacggaaatcatgtcTAGCGACAGATTTGATGGAAAACCGTcgccgtcgctaaatttagcgatgaTTTTGCTTAAACTGTTGCTAATACCGCTGAAACATAACAGTTTAATAACGGTGAAAAATCATTGTCGCtgatctacgacaacggtttttaacatTTGCCTTTGAGCGAACCCTTTAACaacaggggctttaacaacggtttttcagAGCTTACAACAACGGTTATTCATCGTTGTCTTTaggcttttttcttgtagtggagCCATTACTCCGTTGAAATTTCGAGAGCTTTCCCAACCAGCATTTTGTACGCCCGACCACTTACCATCAGACCCCTTTCAGTAAGTTTATTCATTTCGATTAAGTCTAGGATTAGAGATGTCTTCCCCCGATGAATCCTTTGTTCTggaaatatttgattatttagaTGATCCAGTGTCTCAAACAATTGAACCCGGACCATCCCAACCCTTAGAAAAATATCCAGAACCATGTCTTCCTGAAACCCGAGCTGAAAAATCTAAAAGACCGAGGAAATTAAAGGCTTATGAGGTTAGATTAAAAGAAGAGGGTTGGCCCTGGTATGAAGTCTTGGCTTCTCACTTAGATCTTGACCTAGAGAGTGCTCATGACAACTTCAAGAAGGTCGAGCTGAGGATTCAATGCTTGATG comes from the Primulina huaijiensis isolate GDHJ02 chromosome 8, ASM1229523v2, whole genome shotgun sequence genome and includes:
- the LOC140982033 gene encoding uncharacterized protein; amino-acid sequence: MSKENDPPKWEAKSTAKLSKSTAEEVWPLVEDFCSLNRWLPTIDTCYKIEGSNREPGLVRYCATTEGGGDCGGDGVLRWCHEKLVNIDSTARSLSYEILENNMGIKGYKSTIKVVPMDGGNELHGCLIEWSFLADPIEGMSFGDMASYLDLSLQGMAGNIEKGLEKRDTRTREVGERIAKRLDSIQRRECSGYGHYANECVNGLRRNKSITVSLSDKDSDEELESRKRDDFTSLSVILKNTYKLQVIPFGVAIGVATLGHNTISKSLCLNAKSLENFDLDEILESD